In Myxococcus stipitatus, the following are encoded in one genomic region:
- a CDS encoding zinc-ribbon domain-containing protein, producing MRIVCQKCAAAYAIDDRLITAKGVRAQCPRCRNLQLVRRDSSAVPSGDAPAAAPRPASSAPPVADDLFAELGGAAPSAPTEVSAAHGRAAKPAADLFADFGAPPPAAGPAPDVDPFASLGDLPASAGGDPLLDFLGPAPTAPPAPVARMSPGPGAVPVSVMPPVSAAPAPARAAAPAAAAAPKSATMGCRTCGKPLLDPFDQALGICDGCRQREAAGGAAKAAAPIAVPSASADFLPPLSAPEGEVGSLEFTATAPPLATEPRSNPRAAMAPELATEPRSGKRAAATSRVQSGVRSGSAEKQVARGSSGGRWALVGGLVLLAAGSGVGGYYYLQQQEAQRRHTEAPPPVAAIPEAVQQVLPRWKLKYLVLEGTAQEHLAEGQAQLARDERFAYAEAEESFQQALLLEPRSDEAIGGYIQAVALGRGPGLDDATFAEASSLVEAAESRAGRTTWLLLAHANLLLTRFRQDEPLKRAKELAEEVLANAQATPAQKADAHLVLGRVYLSSSGALAHQHFDSAQKLAPELKRIQYYRALAHESAGEYRLALDTLLKRLAADPRDWDTLAATSRLYQEVGEPAEARKLYEARAKADPGELRALLPLAVLRYQSEGSPAVAVRELRVLLKNRERYGQRDVAEVLVHLAAAERALGNSDAALKAAEEALGLSQDLPDAHLQVFLVALERKDAEKARKHLDGIKGWTGDRALESVLEGRVLLLEKKPAQALERFTDASSRDERRLDAQLLAGVAAAGAKRREDAFRVLNQALRADPMRLEPRALVTRFWMRPSDTVRGVEDIILALAENADDPGPHLYEGLLRFHQGDLDAADRHFREVLESDSNNAGAMAYRALIALRRGNASEARVMAARAVSAGRQLPVAHLAQGWVLAEAKQVEPAKRSLREALGLSPTLLSAKARLAQLEVPQRRDDARAQLVSVVGLDPAYLPAKRMLYLLER from the coding sequence ATGCGCATCGTCTGCCAGAAATGCGCGGCGGCCTACGCCATCGATGATCGACTGATCACGGCGAAGGGTGTCCGCGCGCAATGTCCTCGCTGCCGGAATCTGCAACTCGTCCGGCGCGACTCCTCGGCTGTTCCCTCGGGGGACGCGCCGGCCGCGGCGCCTCGTCCCGCGTCGTCCGCGCCCCCCGTGGCGGATGACTTGTTCGCTGAGCTGGGAGGTGCGGCGCCATCGGCGCCCACCGAGGTCTCCGCGGCTCATGGGCGCGCCGCGAAACCCGCGGCGGATCTGTTCGCGGACTTCGGCGCGCCACCGCCGGCCGCGGGCCCGGCGCCCGACGTGGACCCCTTCGCGTCGCTGGGGGACTTGCCCGCCTCGGCGGGAGGGGATCCGCTGCTCGACTTCCTGGGCCCCGCGCCCACGGCGCCCCCCGCGCCCGTCGCGCGCATGTCCCCTGGGCCTGGCGCGGTGCCTGTCTCGGTGATGCCTCCGGTCTCGGCAGCGCCCGCTCCGGCGCGTGCGGCGGCTCCAGCGGCAGCGGCTGCGCCCAAGTCGGCGACGATGGGGTGCCGCACCTGCGGCAAGCCGCTCTTGGATCCGTTCGACCAGGCGCTGGGCATCTGTGATGGATGCCGGCAGCGCGAGGCCGCGGGTGGGGCGGCCAAGGCGGCGGCCCCCATCGCGGTGCCCTCGGCATCGGCGGATTTCCTGCCTCCACTCAGTGCTCCGGAGGGCGAGGTGGGCTCGCTGGAGTTCACGGCGACGGCGCCTCCTCTTGCAACCGAGCCGCGAAGCAACCCTCGCGCGGCGATGGCGCCCGAGCTGGCGACGGAGCCGCGCAGTGGCAAGCGCGCCGCGGCGACGTCGCGTGTCCAGAGCGGGGTTCGTTCGGGCTCCGCGGAGAAGCAGGTGGCGCGAGGCTCCTCGGGAGGGCGCTGGGCGCTGGTGGGTGGATTGGTGTTGCTGGCCGCGGGAAGTGGAGTCGGCGGCTACTACTACCTCCAGCAGCAGGAGGCGCAGCGTCGCCACACCGAGGCGCCGCCTCCGGTGGCCGCGATTCCCGAGGCCGTTCAGCAGGTGCTGCCGCGCTGGAAGCTGAAGTACCTGGTGCTGGAGGGCACGGCGCAGGAGCATCTCGCGGAGGGGCAGGCGCAGCTCGCCCGGGATGAACGCTTCGCGTACGCCGAGGCGGAGGAGTCCTTCCAGCAGGCGTTGTTGCTGGAGCCTCGCAGCGACGAGGCCATCGGTGGCTACATCCAGGCCGTTGCGCTGGGGCGGGGCCCGGGGCTGGATGACGCGACGTTCGCGGAGGCGAGCTCCCTGGTCGAGGCCGCCGAGTCCCGCGCCGGGCGCACGACGTGGCTGCTGCTGGCTCACGCCAATCTGCTGCTGACGCGCTTCCGCCAGGACGAGCCGCTCAAGCGCGCGAAGGAGCTGGCGGAAGAGGTGCTGGCGAACGCCCAGGCCACGCCCGCGCAGAAGGCGGATGCGCACCTGGTGTTGGGCCGCGTGTACCTGTCGTCGTCTGGCGCCCTGGCACACCAGCACTTCGACTCCGCGCAGAAGCTGGCGCCCGAACTCAAGCGCATCCAGTACTACCGCGCGCTCGCGCACGAGTCGGCGGGGGAGTACCGGCTCGCGCTGGACACGTTGCTCAAGCGGCTCGCGGCCGACCCCCGCGACTGGGACACCCTCGCGGCCACCTCGCGCCTCTACCAGGAGGTGGGGGAGCCGGCCGAGGCGCGCAAGCTGTACGAGGCGCGCGCGAAGGCCGACCCGGGTGAGCTGCGGGCGCTGCTGCCGCTGGCGGTGTTGCGCTACCAGTCGGAGGGCAGTCCCGCCGTCGCGGTGCGCGAGCTGCGGGTGTTGCTCAAGAACCGCGAGCGCTATGGCCAGCGCGACGTGGCGGAGGTGCTGGTGCACCTGGCCGCCGCGGAGCGAGCGCTGGGCAACAGCGATGCGGCGTTGAAGGCCGCCGAGGAGGCGCTCGGACTGTCGCAGGACCTCCCCGATGCCCACCTCCAGGTCTTCCTGGTCGCGCTCGAGCGCAAGGATGCGGAGAAGGCGCGCAAGCACCTCGATGGCATCAAGGGGTGGACGGGCGACCGCGCGCTGGAGTCGGTGCTCGAGGGCCGTGTGCTGCTGCTGGAGAAGAAGCCCGCTCAGGCGCTGGAGCGTTTCACGGATGCAAGCTCGCGGGATGAGCGTCGCCTGGATGCGCAGCTGCTCGCGGGGGTGGCCGCGGCGGGGGCGAAGCGGCGCGAGGACGCGTTCCGGGTGCTGAACCAGGCGCTGCGCGCGGACCCGATGCGGCTGGAGCCCCGCGCGTTGGTGACGCGCTTCTGGATGCGGCCCTCGGACACGGTCCGTGGCGTGGAGGACATCATCCTCGCGCTGGCCGAGAACGCGGACGACCCGGGGCCGCACCTGTACGAGGGATTGCTGCGCTTCCACCAGGGGGACCTGGACGCGGCTGACCGTCACTTCCGCGAGGTGCTGGAGTCGGACAGCAACAACGCGGGAGCGATGGCGTACCGGGCGCTCATCGCCTTGCGACGAGGAAACGCGTCGGAGGCGCGGGTGATGGCGGCGCGCGCGGTGTCGGCGGGGCGGCAGTTGCCCGTGGCGCACCTGGCTCAGGGATGGGTGTTGGCGGAGGCGAAGCAGGTGGAGCCCGCCAAGCGTTCCCTGCGCGAGGCGCTGGGGCTCTCGCCCACGTTGTTGTCGGCCAAGGCCCGGCTCGCGCAGCTGGAAGTGCCACAGCGGCGTGACGACGCACGGGCCCAGTTGGTGAGCGTGGTGGGATTGGACCCCGCTTATCTCCCCGCCAAGCGGATGCTCTACCTGTTGGAACGGTGA
- the purH gene encoding bifunctional phosphoribosylaminoimidazolecarboxamide formyltransferase/IMP cyclohydrolase, with protein sequence MLALLSVSDKRGLVPFAQGLVHLGFRLLSTGGTLEALKGAGIPATQVSEHTKSPEILGGRVKTLHPRIHGGILGRLELEADREEMKAHGIEPISLVAVNLYPFRQTVASGAAEAEVIEQIDIGGPAMVRASAKNFRHVAVVVDPDDYPAILAELEQQKAVSEATRRKLMRKAFAHTAAYDASISAWLSAQAAEPFPGELSLSFRKAQDLRYGENPHQRGAFYREHSAPSEPTVGFAKVLQGKELSYNNILDLDAALGLVLEFPERPTAVIIKHNTPCGVAVDDTLVKAYRTARSVDEISAFGGIVALNREVDEPTAQAMAETFLEAVIAPSYSQAALQVLAAKKNLRLLEAGPALASATARPRAQLDGRSVSGGLLLMDRDAVEPELSWKVVSKRSPTPDEERALRFAWKVCKHVKSNAIVFSSGSQLLAQGGGQTNRVDSVRIAMQRGGEALKGSAVASDAFFPFRDGLDEAARAGATCVIHPGGSVRDAEVIAAADEHGMAMVLTGVRHFRH encoded by the coding sequence GTGCTGGCTCTCCTCAGCGTTTCCGATAAGCGAGGTCTGGTTCCCTTCGCCCAGGGGCTGGTTCACCTGGGCTTCCGCTTGCTGTCGACGGGAGGGACATTGGAGGCGCTCAAAGGCGCCGGAATCCCCGCCACGCAGGTGTCCGAGCACACGAAGAGTCCCGAGATACTCGGCGGCCGCGTGAAGACGCTCCACCCGCGCATCCATGGCGGCATCCTGGGCCGCCTGGAGCTGGAGGCGGACCGGGAGGAGATGAAGGCTCACGGCATCGAGCCCATCTCCCTGGTCGCGGTGAACCTCTATCCGTTCCGTCAGACGGTGGCGTCGGGCGCGGCGGAGGCGGAGGTCATCGAGCAGATTGATATCGGCGGGCCCGCGATGGTGCGCGCCTCCGCGAAGAACTTCCGGCACGTGGCCGTCGTCGTGGACCCGGACGACTACCCCGCGATACTCGCGGAGCTGGAGCAGCAGAAGGCCGTGAGCGAGGCCACGCGCCGCAAGCTGATGCGCAAGGCGTTCGCTCACACGGCGGCCTATGACGCGTCCATCTCCGCCTGGCTGTCCGCTCAGGCGGCGGAGCCCTTCCCCGGAGAGCTGTCGCTGTCGTTCCGCAAGGCGCAGGACCTGCGCTACGGCGAGAACCCGCATCAGCGGGGGGCGTTCTATCGCGAGCACTCGGCGCCCTCGGAGCCGACGGTGGGCTTCGCGAAGGTGCTGCAGGGCAAGGAGCTTTCGTACAACAACATCCTGGACCTGGATGCGGCGCTGGGGCTGGTGCTGGAGTTCCCCGAGCGGCCCACCGCGGTCATCATCAAGCACAACACGCCGTGTGGCGTGGCGGTGGATGACACGCTGGTGAAGGCGTACCGCACGGCGCGGTCGGTGGATGAGATCTCCGCCTTCGGTGGCATCGTGGCGCTCAACCGGGAAGTGGACGAGCCCACCGCCCAGGCCATGGCGGAGACGTTCCTGGAGGCGGTCATCGCGCCGTCGTACTCCCAGGCGGCGCTCCAGGTGCTCGCGGCGAAGAAGAACCTGCGGCTCCTGGAGGCGGGGCCCGCGCTGGCGTCCGCGACGGCCCGGCCCCGGGCGCAGCTGGACGGGCGGAGCGTCTCCGGGGGGCTGCTCCTCATGGACCGCGACGCGGTGGAGCCGGAGCTCTCCTGGAAGGTGGTGTCAAAAAGGTCCCCCACTCCGGACGAGGAGCGGGCCCTGCGGTTTGCTTGGAAGGTGTGCAAGCACGTCAAGAGCAACGCCATCGTCTTCTCCTCGGGGAGTCAGCTTCTGGCGCAGGGCGGCGGGCAGACGAACCGGGTGGACTCGGTCCGAATCGCGATGCAGCGCGGCGGAGAGGCCCTCAAGGGGAGCGCGGTGGCCTCGGACGCCTTCTTCCCCTTCCGGGACGGCCTGGACGAGGCGGCCCGGGCCGGGGCGACCTGCGTCATCCACCCCGGGGGCTCTGTTCGGGATGCGGAGGTCATCGCCGCCGCCGATGAACATGGGATGGCCATGGTGCTGACGGGAGTGCGACACTTCCGCCACTGA
- a CDS encoding sigma factor-like helix-turn-helix DNA-binding protein, whose translation MSEVKQVEEGGDQAQEDLAQERRRSKTMSRKEMARDLRRRRLTGQVDPEEADLLKQMDDTRPRTRADCVNGPRPCQFVSCKHNLYLDVNPETGSIKLNFPDKEIWELEHTCALDVAEKGGITLEEVGEIMNLTRERIRQVETRGLMKLREATEAEPPASARKP comes from the coding sequence ATGTCGGAAGTGAAGCAAGTGGAGGAGGGCGGAGACCAGGCGCAAGAGGACCTGGCGCAGGAGCGCCGACGGTCCAAGACGATGTCGCGCAAGGAGATGGCGCGTGATTTGCGCCGTCGCCGTCTGACCGGGCAGGTAGACCCGGAAGAGGCGGACCTGCTCAAGCAGATGGATGACACGCGCCCGCGCACCCGAGCCGACTGCGTCAACGGCCCGCGCCCGTGCCAGTTCGTCTCCTGTAAACACAACCTCTATCTGGATGTGAATCCAGAGACGGGGTCCATCAAGCTCAACTTCCCGGACAAGGAAATCTGGGAGCTCGAGCACACCTGCGCCCTGGACGTGGCGGAGAAGGGTGGAATCACGCTCGAGGAGGTGGGGGAGATCATGAACCTCACCCGCGAGCGCATCCGCCAGGTGGAGACGCGCGGGCTGATGAAGCTGCGCGAGGCCACCGAAGCCGAGCCTCCTGCCTCGGCCCGCAAGCCCTGA